The following proteins are co-located in the Diorhabda carinulata isolate Delta chromosome 4, icDioCari1.1, whole genome shotgun sequence genome:
- the LOC130892641 gene encoding probable basic-leucine zipper transcription factor E isoform X2 gives MDASQNNTVKSEIRPNSWKSDPQLNQKQVKRIEKNPNQKPNNVITSKLISKSSDWTEVDLQVPDKEDHVHLPNPKLNLIFNNEKGTPTPPPRKHKKNLREKLEAVAKTGLQAFQSKKQVENVPKQQVEVEEPVFVKKTINYKCPICDADESSHNRDHHHHHVHNHTIDNDKSKSGMNNKLNNIRDNRGSLKRKKNLSVTSLPNYDELKLTVAEFDDSDKGISVLNPGKDMHPSEISLPIDHKKTPAGSTGKLDTYITRCRSFGSIFPQKLKKLRPRKTPTDIESDDSFGGLEDWDLGLIEHYNPKDASLPRPRKLPRNDDALLADIESMIVTEEEIEKETPKPKPRKTESLVKKINREASEEAHKRSTEFLTATNATAETITPPPSPIPEPLIRKTSTKLPAEKDDKVEHSNLIKILEKFSMENKQNKNKNENNLPKNSSSNESSLTPSLVEFEKNLVNSVEDCIKAENINKNITDKNLNNNEKKIVKDIIT, from the exons aATCGAGAAGAATCCAAATCAAAAACCAAACAATGTGATAACCTCGAAACTAATTTCGAAATCATCCGATTGGACTGAAGTAGATCTTCAAGTACCTGACAAAGAAGATCATGTTCACCTTCCGAATCCGAaacttaatttaatattcaataacgAAAAAGGAACCCCCACGCCGCCTCCTagaaaacataagaaaaatttacgAGAAAAACTTGAAGCCGTTGCAAAAACGGGATTACAGGCGTTCCAGTCAAAAAAACAG gttGAGAATGTACCCAAACAACAAGTCGAAGTTGAAGAGCCAGTTTTTGTTAAAAAGACTATAAATTACAAGTGCCCAATTTGTGATGCAGACGAATCATCTCATAATCGcgatcatcatcatcatcacgTCCATAATCATACCATTGATAACGATAAAAGCAAGAGTGGAATGAATAACAAGCTAAATAACATCAGAGATAATAGAGGAAGTTTGAAACGGAAGAAAAACTTATCAGTTACTTCACTTCCAAATTATGACGAATTGAAGTTAACTGTGGCAGAATTTGACGATAGTGATAAAG gaATATCTGTACTAAACCCCGGAAAAGATATGCATCCCTCAGAAATTTCGTTACCAATTGATCACAAGAAAACGCCAGCTGGTTCTACAGGCAAATTGGATACGTATATAACTCGTTGTCGAAGTTTTGGATcaatttttcctcaaaaattaaaaaaattacgaccTCGAAAAACACCGACCGACATCGAAAGCGATGACTCTTTTGGCGGTTTGGAAGATTGGGATTTGGGTTTAATTGAACATTATAATCCAAAAGATGCAAGTTTACCGAGACCCAGGAAGCTTCCGAGAAACGATGATGCATTGTTAGCAGACATAGAGAGTATGATAGTaacagaagaagaaatagaaaaagaaacgCCCAAGCCGAAACCACGGAAAACAGAGTCTTTGGTGAAGAAAATTAATAGAGAAGCATCAGAAGAGGCCCATAAAAGATCTACTGAGTTTCTTACTGCTACAAATGCGACCGCTGAAACTATCACACCCCCTCCTTCTCCTATACCAGAGCCTTTAATACGAAAAACTTCCACTAAGTTACCGGCCGAAAAAGACGATAAGGTAGAGCAttcaaacttaataaaaattttggagaaGTTTAGTatggaaaataaacaaaataaaaataagaacgAAAATAATTTACCAAAGAATAGCAGCAGTAATGAATCTTCTCTGACACCTTCGTTagtggaatttgaaaaaaacttggTCAATTCTGTTGAAGACTGCATCAAAGcggaaaatataaacaaaaatattactgATAAGAACTTGAATAATAACGAGAAGAAAATTGTTAAGGATATTATAACTTGA
- the LOC130892641 gene encoding probable basic-leucine zipper transcription factor E isoform X1: MGNKLCKKKSQDAVDNTNKSTSQFDRIINRLHIRPNSWKSDPQLNQKQVKRIEKNPNQKPNNVITSKLISKSSDWTEVDLQVPDKEDHVHLPNPKLNLIFNNEKGTPTPPPRKHKKNLREKLEAVAKTGLQAFQSKKQVENVPKQQVEVEEPVFVKKTINYKCPICDADESSHNRDHHHHHVHNHTIDNDKSKSGMNNKLNNIRDNRGSLKRKKNLSVTSLPNYDELKLTVAEFDDSDKGISVLNPGKDMHPSEISLPIDHKKTPAGSTGKLDTYITRCRSFGSIFPQKLKKLRPRKTPTDIESDDSFGGLEDWDLGLIEHYNPKDASLPRPRKLPRNDDALLADIESMIVTEEEIEKETPKPKPRKTESLVKKINREASEEAHKRSTEFLTATNATAETITPPPSPIPEPLIRKTSTKLPAEKDDKVEHSNLIKILEKFSMENKQNKNKNENNLPKNSSSNESSLTPSLVEFEKNLVNSVEDCIKAENINKNITDKNLNNNEKKIVKDIIT; this comes from the exons aATCGAGAAGAATCCAAATCAAAAACCAAACAATGTGATAACCTCGAAACTAATTTCGAAATCATCCGATTGGACTGAAGTAGATCTTCAAGTACCTGACAAAGAAGATCATGTTCACCTTCCGAATCCGAaacttaatttaatattcaataacgAAAAAGGAACCCCCACGCCGCCTCCTagaaaacataagaaaaatttacgAGAAAAACTTGAAGCCGTTGCAAAAACGGGATTACAGGCGTTCCAGTCAAAAAAACAG gttGAGAATGTACCCAAACAACAAGTCGAAGTTGAAGAGCCAGTTTTTGTTAAAAAGACTATAAATTACAAGTGCCCAATTTGTGATGCAGACGAATCATCTCATAATCGcgatcatcatcatcatcacgTCCATAATCATACCATTGATAACGATAAAAGCAAGAGTGGAATGAATAACAAGCTAAATAACATCAGAGATAATAGAGGAAGTTTGAAACGGAAGAAAAACTTATCAGTTACTTCACTTCCAAATTATGACGAATTGAAGTTAACTGTGGCAGAATTTGACGATAGTGATAAAG gaATATCTGTACTAAACCCCGGAAAAGATATGCATCCCTCAGAAATTTCGTTACCAATTGATCACAAGAAAACGCCAGCTGGTTCTACAGGCAAATTGGATACGTATATAACTCGTTGTCGAAGTTTTGGATcaatttttcctcaaaaattaaaaaaattacgaccTCGAAAAACACCGACCGACATCGAAAGCGATGACTCTTTTGGCGGTTTGGAAGATTGGGATTTGGGTTTAATTGAACATTATAATCCAAAAGATGCAAGTTTACCGAGACCCAGGAAGCTTCCGAGAAACGATGATGCATTGTTAGCAGACATAGAGAGTATGATAGTaacagaagaagaaatagaaaaagaaacgCCCAAGCCGAAACCACGGAAAACAGAGTCTTTGGTGAAGAAAATTAATAGAGAAGCATCAGAAGAGGCCCATAAAAGATCTACTGAGTTTCTTACTGCTACAAATGCGACCGCTGAAACTATCACACCCCCTCCTTCTCCTATACCAGAGCCTTTAATACGAAAAACTTCCACTAAGTTACCGGCCGAAAAAGACGATAAGGTAGAGCAttcaaacttaataaaaattttggagaaGTTTAGTatggaaaataaacaaaataaaaataagaacgAAAATAATTTACCAAAGAATAGCAGCAGTAATGAATCTTCTCTGACACCTTCGTTagtggaatttgaaaaaaacttggTCAATTCTGTTGAAGACTGCATCAAAGcggaaaatataaacaaaaatattactgATAAGAACTTGAATAATAACGAGAAGAAAATTGTTAAGGATATTATAACTTGA
- the LOC130892641 gene encoding probable basic-leucine zipper transcription factor E isoform X3 — protein sequence MHHRITPSNQRIEKNPNQKPNNVITSKLISKSSDWTEVDLQVPDKEDHVHLPNPKLNLIFNNEKGTPTPPPRKHKKNLREKLEAVAKTGLQAFQSKKQVENVPKQQVEVEEPVFVKKTINYKCPICDADESSHNRDHHHHHVHNHTIDNDKSKSGMNNKLNNIRDNRGSLKRKKNLSVTSLPNYDELKLTVAEFDDSDKGISVLNPGKDMHPSEISLPIDHKKTPAGSTGKLDTYITRCRSFGSIFPQKLKKLRPRKTPTDIESDDSFGGLEDWDLGLIEHYNPKDASLPRPRKLPRNDDALLADIESMIVTEEEIEKETPKPKPRKTESLVKKINREASEEAHKRSTEFLTATNATAETITPPPSPIPEPLIRKTSTKLPAEKDDKVEHSNLIKILEKFSMENKQNKNKNENNLPKNSSSNESSLTPSLVEFEKNLVNSVEDCIKAENINKNITDKNLNNNEKKIVKDIIT from the exons aATCGAGAAGAATCCAAATCAAAAACCAAACAATGTGATAACCTCGAAACTAATTTCGAAATCATCCGATTGGACTGAAGTAGATCTTCAAGTACCTGACAAAGAAGATCATGTTCACCTTCCGAATCCGAaacttaatttaatattcaataacgAAAAAGGAACCCCCACGCCGCCTCCTagaaaacataagaaaaatttacgAGAAAAACTTGAAGCCGTTGCAAAAACGGGATTACAGGCGTTCCAGTCAAAAAAACAG gttGAGAATGTACCCAAACAACAAGTCGAAGTTGAAGAGCCAGTTTTTGTTAAAAAGACTATAAATTACAAGTGCCCAATTTGTGATGCAGACGAATCATCTCATAATCGcgatcatcatcatcatcacgTCCATAATCATACCATTGATAACGATAAAAGCAAGAGTGGAATGAATAACAAGCTAAATAACATCAGAGATAATAGAGGAAGTTTGAAACGGAAGAAAAACTTATCAGTTACTTCACTTCCAAATTATGACGAATTGAAGTTAACTGTGGCAGAATTTGACGATAGTGATAAAG gaATATCTGTACTAAACCCCGGAAAAGATATGCATCCCTCAGAAATTTCGTTACCAATTGATCACAAGAAAACGCCAGCTGGTTCTACAGGCAAATTGGATACGTATATAACTCGTTGTCGAAGTTTTGGATcaatttttcctcaaaaattaaaaaaattacgaccTCGAAAAACACCGACCGACATCGAAAGCGATGACTCTTTTGGCGGTTTGGAAGATTGGGATTTGGGTTTAATTGAACATTATAATCCAAAAGATGCAAGTTTACCGAGACCCAGGAAGCTTCCGAGAAACGATGATGCATTGTTAGCAGACATAGAGAGTATGATAGTaacagaagaagaaatagaaaaagaaacgCCCAAGCCGAAACCACGGAAAACAGAGTCTTTGGTGAAGAAAATTAATAGAGAAGCATCAGAAGAGGCCCATAAAAGATCTACTGAGTTTCTTACTGCTACAAATGCGACCGCTGAAACTATCACACCCCCTCCTTCTCCTATACCAGAGCCTTTAATACGAAAAACTTCCACTAAGTTACCGGCCGAAAAAGACGATAAGGTAGAGCAttcaaacttaataaaaattttggagaaGTTTAGTatggaaaataaacaaaataaaaataagaacgAAAATAATTTACCAAAGAATAGCAGCAGTAATGAATCTTCTCTGACACCTTCGTTagtggaatttgaaaaaaacttggTCAATTCTGTTGAAGACTGCATCAAAGcggaaaatataaacaaaaatattactgATAAGAACTTGAATAATAACGAGAAGAAAATTGTTAAGGATATTATAACTTGA